Sequence from the Pseudomonas sp. LS.1a genome:
GGCTTGCCCCGTTCATGAACACCCAGAGCATCATCGTTCCCAAGCTGTCTACCGTCCCGGTGCATGAAGCCCGTGCCCGCGCCATCCTGCGCTGGCTGGTGCGCGAGAAAGTCGTCGAGGAACAGCTGACCACCTGTGGCCGCACCGGCAACCGCATGGCCCATGCCTTGGCCGAAGGTGCCCGCAAAGTGGCCCTGCACCCGGAGAAACTGCCCTTCGGCGAGCAGGTCAACGGCCTGGAGGTGATGCTCAAGCGCTGCATCTATACCCCTACCGAAGGTTTCCTCGAAGAGGCCGGTTGCCCCGAGTGCCGGCGTGAGGTGGGCGAGCCGCTGTTCGAAAGCCTCGAAGAATGGATGCCGGCGGTGAGCGACAACTTTACCTGCCCGCTGTGCGGCTTCGAAGATGACATCAATGGCTTCATTTACCTGCAGCCATGTGCCTTTTCCAACCTGGGGTTCATCTTCAACAACTGGGGCGAGGCCGGGTTCACCCAGGCCTTTCTCGACAGCTTCGCCGACTGGCTCGACCAGCCGGTGGCCGTGGTACAGGTAAAACTGCCACAAGGCTGACCGAAGGCCCTTTTTTTGCATTGAGCGGCGCGCCGTGCATGAGTATAATGGCGCGCTTCCATTTTTCCCGCCCGGGAGCCCCCGCGATGCTGCGTATCAGCCAAGAAGCCCTGACCTTCGACGATATCCTCCTTGTACCTGGCTATTCCGAGGTACTGCCTAATGAAGTCAGTCTCAAGACCCGTTTGACCCGTGGCATCGAGCTGAACATTCCGCTGGTTTCCGCCGCCATGGATACCGTGACCGAAGCGCGCCTGGCCATTGCCATGGCCCAGGAAGGCGGCATCGGCATCATCCACAAGAACATGACCATCGAGCAGCAGGCCAGCGAAGTCCGCAAGGTCAAGAAGTTCGAGGCTGGCGTGGTCAAGGACCCGATCACCATCGACGCCGACGCCACCGTGCGCGACCTGTTCGACCTGACCCGCCTGAACAACATCTCCGGCGTTCCGGTGCTGGCGAACGGCGACCTGGTCGGCATCGTCACTTCCCGTGACGTGCGCTTCGAGAGCCGCCTGGACGCCAAGGTCCGCGACGTGATGACCCCCAAAGAGCGTCTGGTCACCGTCCGCGAAGGCGCCAACAAGAACGAAGTCCGCGAGCTGCTGCACAAGCACCGCCTGGAAAAAGTCCTGATCGTTGACGACAAGTTCAACCTCAAGGGCATGATGACCGTCAAGGACATCGAAAAGGCCAAGGCCTACCCGCTGGCCAGCAAGGACGACCAGGGTCGCCTGCGCGTCGGCGCCGCAGTCGGCACCGGCAAGGACACCGGCGAGCGCGTTGCCGCCCTGGTGGCTGCTGGCGTTGACGTCGTGGTGGTCGACACCGCTCACGGTCACTCCAAAGGCGTGATCGACCGCGTTCGCTGGGTCAAGGAAACCTACCCGCAAGTACAGGTAATCGGCGGCAACATCGCCACCGGCGCTGCCGCCAAGGCTCTGGCCGAAGCTGGCGCCGACGCGGTCAAGGTCGGTATCGGCCCAGGCTCGATCTGCACCACCCGTATCGTTGCCGGTGTCGGCGTGCCGCAAATCAGCGCCATCGCCAACGTTGCCGCTGCACTGGAAGGCACTGGCGTGCCGCTGATCGCCGACGGCGGCATCCGCTTCTCGGGTGACCTGTCCAAGGCCATCGTTGCCGGTGCTTCCTGCGTGATGATGGGTTCGATGTTCGCCGGTACCGAAGAGGCTCCGGGTGAAGTCGAACTGTTCCAGGGCCGTTCCTACAAGGCTTACCGCGGCATGGGCTCGCTGGGTGCCATGGCACAGGCGCAAGGCTCGTCCGACCGCTACTTCCAGGACTCCTCGGCCGGCGCCGAGAAGCTGGTACCGGAAGGCATCGAAGGCCGTGTTCCCTACAAGGGCGCCCTGGCCGCGATCATCCACCAGCTGATGGGCGGCCTGCGTTCGTCCATGGGCTATACCGGCAGCGCAACCATCGAAGAGATGCGCACCAAGCCGGAGTTCGTACGCATCACCGGTGCCGGCATGGCCGAGTCCCACGTGCATGACGTGCAGATCACCAAAGAAGCCCCTAACTACCGCGTAGGCTGAGGCTTCCAGCTACAACAGAAAGCGGGGCTGTCACGACAGCCCCGCGTCGTTTCCGATTTCCACTGACGAGATTGAGTCATGGCCCTCGACATTCACGCTCACCGCATCCTGATCCTCGATTTCGGTTCCCAGTACACCCAGCTGATCGCCCGCCGCGTGCGCGAAATCGGCGTGTACTGCGAGCTGCATCCGTTCGACATGGACGATGAAGCGATCCGCGAATTCAACCCGCGTGGCATCATCCTCGCCGGCGGCCCCGAGTCGGTCCACGAAGCCAACAGCCCACGCGCCCCGCAGGCGGTGTTCGACCTGAACGTACCGGTACTGGGCATCTGCTACGGCATGCAGACCATGGCCGAACAGATGGGCGGCAAGGTCGAAGGTTCCGACCTGCGTGAGTTCGGTTATGCCCGCGTTGACGTGGTCGGCAAGAGCCGCCTGCTCGATGGCATCGAAGACCACATCGACGCCGACGGCGTGCTGGGCCTGGACGTGTGGATGAGCCACGGCGACAAGGTCACCCAGATGCCGGGCAACTTCCACGTGCTGGCCAGCACCCCGAGCTGCCCGATCGCCGGCATGTTCGACGACGCGCGCGGCTACTACGGCGTGCAGTTCCACCCGGAAGTGACCCACACCAAGCAGGGCGGTCGCATCCTGTCCCGCTTCGTGCAGGACATCTGCGGCTGTGAAGCCCTGTGGACCCCGTCCAACATCGTCGAAGACGCCATTGCCCAGGTGCGTGAGCAGGTCGGTTCGGCCAACGTCCTGCTGGGCCTGTCCGGCGGCGTCGACAGCTCGGTGGTTGCTGCGCTGCTGCACCGCGCCATCGGCGACCAGCTGACCTGCGTATTCGTCGACAACGGCCTGCTGCGCCTGCACGAAGGCGACCAGGTGATGGCCATGTTCAAGGAGAACATGGGCGTCAAGGTCATCCGTGCCGACGCTGAAAAGCAGTTCCTCGACAACCTGGCCGGCGAAGCCGACCCGGAGAAGAAGCGCAAGATCATCGGCCGCACCTTCATCGACGTGTTCGATGCCGAAGCCAGCAAACTGGAAAACATCCAGTTCCTCGCCCAGGGCACCATCTACCCGGACGTGATCGAGTCGGCTGGCGCCAAGAGCGGCAAGGCCCACGTGATCAAGTCGCACCACAACGTTGGTGGCCTGCCGGAGGAAATGAACCTCAAGCTGGTCGAGCCGCTGCGTGAACTGTTCAAGGACGAAGTGCGCAAGATCGGCCTGGAGCTGGGCCTGCCGTACGACATGGTCTACCGCCACCCGTTCCCAGGCCCGGGCCTGGGCGTGCGCATCCTCGGTGAAGTGAAGAAGGAATACGCCGACATCCTGCGTCGCGCCGACCACATCTTCATCGAAGAGCTGCGCAAGGCCGACTGGTACCACAAGACCAGCCAGGCATTCGTGGTGTTCCAGCCGGTCAAGTCGGTGGGTGTCGTTGGCGACGGCCGTCGCTACGCCTGGGTCGTGGCCCTGCGTGCCGTCGAGACCGTGGACTTCATGACCGCGCGCTGGGCGCACCTGCCGTACGAGCTGCTGGAAACCGTCAGCGGCCGTATCATCAACGAAATCGACGGTATCTCGCGCGTGACCTACGACGTTTCGAGCAAGCCGCCGGCCACTATCGAGTGGGAATAAGTTGAGCCACAAGGGCGCCGCAAGGCGCCCTTGTTGTATCTGCCCTCTGTATCGGCCTGTTCGCGGGCGCGCCCGCTCCCACAGGTAAAGCGCAGCTTTCAAATGCTGTGGTGTCCTTGTGGGAGCGGGCTTGCCCGCGAAGAGGCCAGCGCAGGCAAAAACGAGACTTCACTTAATCTTTCCCATTTGCAGGTGTATCGTATTCGCCCTTCATCGCCAGCCATGCTGGCAGCTTGATTGCGCAGAACACGAGGTACCCGCACCGATGTCCTTCACCCGTCGACAAATGCTCAAGGGCCTGACCGGCCTGGTTGTGGTTGGCCTGGGCGCCGGTGGCGCAGCGCGTTACTGGCTGGGCAAGGTCGAAGACGACAACGCCGGCCACGACTACGAGCTCATCGCCGCCCCTCTGGACGTCGAGTTGGTGCCTGGGCACAAGACCGAGGCCTGGGCCTTCGGCCCGTCGGCACCGGGTACCGAACTGCGCGTACGCCAGGGCACCTGGCTGCGGGTGCGCTTCATCAACCACCTGCCGGTCGAAACCACCATCCACTGGCACGGCATCCGCCTGCCGCTGGAAATGGACGGCGTGCCTTATGTGTCGCAGCTGCCGGTCAAGCCGGGCGAGTACTTCGACTACAAGTTCCGCGTGCCGGACGCCGGCAGCTACTGGTACCACCCGCACGTCAGCAGCTCCGAGGAACTGGGGCGGGGCCTGGTCGGCCCGCTGATTGTCGAGGAGCGCGAGCCGACCGGCTTTCAGCATGAGCGCACGCTCAGCCTGAAGAACTGGCACGTGGACGAGCAGGGCGCCTGGTTGCCTTTCAGCATTCCGCGTGAGGCCGCGCGCAACGGCACCGCCGGGCGCCTGATCACCATCAATGGCCAGGCCGATTCGGTCACCGAACTGCCAGCCGGCCAGGTGGTGCGGGTGCGTCTGCTGAACCTCGATAACACCTGGACCTACCGCATCAACCTCAAGGGCAACTGCGAGGCAAGAATCTATGCCCTGGACGGCAACCCGGTAACCCCGCGCCCATTGGACGATGACTACTGGCTCGGCCCAGGCATGCGTATCTGCCTGGCTATCCGTATTCCCGAGGCGGGCGAGGAAATCTCCCTGCGCGACGGCTTCGTGCGCCTGGGCACCTTGCGTTCGGTGGCCAGCAACGACGCGCCGAGCGACTGGCCACCGGCGCTGCCGCCCAACCCGATCGCCGAGCCGGACCTGGAGAATGCCGAGAAGCTGAACTTCAATTTCGAGTGGGCGGCGAAAGTCTCGGTCACTTCGGACCAGGACAGGCCGTCGAGCATGTGGCAGATCAACGGCCAGGCCTGGGATATCACCGACAAGACCTGCGCCGAGCGGCCGATCGCCACGCTGAAGCAGGGCAAGAGCTACATCTTCGAGCTGAAGAACATGACCCAGTACCAGCACCCGATCCACCTGCACGGCATGAGCTTCAAGGTGATCGGCTCCAACCGCCATGACATCAAGGAACCGTGGTTCACCGACACCTACCTGCTGGGCAAGAACGAGCGCGCCCAGGTGGCGCTGGTGGCGGATAACCCGGGCACCTGGATGTTCCACTGCCACGTCATCGACCACATGGAAACCGGCCTGATGGCCGCGATCGCGGTGGTCTGATGCGCCCGCAGATCATCGATCGCAGCCGTGATCAGGAATTCATGCGCCTGGCCCTGACCCTGGCCGCCGAAGGCGCGGCAATGGGGGAGGTGCCAGTGGGCGCGGTGCTGGTGCAGCATGGGCAGGTGATCGGGCAGGGCTTCAACCGGCCGATCATCGACAGTGACCCCAGTGCGCATGCCGAGATGGTGGCCATTCGCGCGGCAGCGAAATCCGCCAGTAACTACCGGCTGCCCGGCAGCACCCTGTACGTGACCCTGGAGCCGTGCAGCATGTGTGCGGGGTTGATCGTGCATTCGCGGGTGATGCGGGTGGTGTACGGCGCGCTGGAGCCCAAGGCGGGGATCGTGCAGAGTCAGGGGAAGTTCTTCGGGCAGGGCTTCCTCAACCACCGGGTGATGGTGGAGGGCGGGGTACTGGCGGAGGAGTGCGGGCAGATCCTCAGTGACTTCTTCAAGGCTCGCCGGGCCAAGTCTTGACCTGTACCGGCCCCTTCGCGGGTAAACCCGCTCCTACAGGAATACCACTATCTTCAAAACCAGTGATGTACCTGTGGGAGCGGGTTTACCCGCGAAGAGGCCGGTACAGGCCTACATCGGCGGCGACTGCTCCGCCGGCTTGTCCTTGTTCACCCCGGGCACATGCAGGCTGCCCTCGGCCACCTGGCCTTCGAGCTGCGGTTGGGTCACCCAGGTGAGGATGTCGTAGTAGCGGCGGATGTTGGCCACGAAATGCACCGGTTCGCCGCCCCGGGCATACCCATACTTGGTCTGCCGATACCACTGCTTCTGCGATAGCCGCGGCAGCATCTTCTTCACGTCCAGCCACTTGTTCGGGTTGAGCTTCTCGCGCCTGGCCAGGGTGCGGGCGTCTTCCAGGTGGCCGGTGCCGACGTTGTAGGCGGCCAGGGCGAACCAGGTGCGGTCCGGTTCCTGGATGCTGTCGTCGAGCTCTTCCTTGATCTTCATGAAGTATTTGGCGCCGCCCTGGATGCTCTGCTTCGGGTCCAGGCGGTTGGACACGCCCATGGCCTGGGCGGTGCGCTGGGTCAGCATCATCAGGCCGCGCACACCGGTCTTGGAGGTGACCTCGGGCTGCCACATCGATTCCTGGTAGCCGATGGCGGCCAGCAGGCGCCAGTCCACCTGCTCGACCTTGGCGTAGCTCTTGAAGTGCTTCTCGTACTTGGGCAGGCGCTGCTGCAGGTGCTGGGCAAAGGTATAGGCACCCACATAGCCCAGTACGTCGACATGGCCGTAGTAGCGGTCCTTCAGGCGTTGCAGGGTGCCGTTCTTCTGCGCCTTGTCGAGGAACTCGTTGACCTCGTTGAGCAGGCTGTTGTCATCACCGGCCGCCACCGCCCAGCGTTGGTCGCGGGTGTCGCCCAGGTCGAAGGCAACCCGCACGTTGGGGAAGTACACCTGGTTCATCGCCAGCTCGTTGGAGTCGACCAGGGTCAGGTCGATCTGCCCTTCGTCGACCATGCGCAGCAGGTCGACCACCTCGACGGCGTCGGATTCTTCGTATTCCAGGCCCGGGTACTGCTTTTTCAGCTCGGCCAGCTGGTCGGCGTGGCTGCTGCCCTTGAGCACCATGATCTTCT
This genomic interval carries:
- the mltF gene encoding membrane-bound lytic murein transglycosylase MltF, yielding MFAHTALRQRCARWLFATGLFLLLGACVEKPSTLERVKEDGVLRVITRNSPATYFQDRNGETGFEYELVQHFAEDLGVKLQIETADNLDELYDSLGKPSGPVLAAAGLVTSERRKAQVKYSHPYLEVTPQVIYRNGRTRPTDAKGLVGKKIMVLKGSSHADQLAELKKQYPGLEYEESDAVEVVDLLRMVDEGQIDLTLVDSNELAMNQVYFPNVRVAFDLGDTRDQRWAVAAGDDNSLLNEVNEFLDKAQKNGTLQRLKDRYYGHVDVLGYVGAYTFAQHLQQRLPKYEKHFKSYAKVEQVDWRLLAAIGYQESMWQPEVTSKTGVRGLMMLTQRTAQAMGVSNRLDPKQSIQGGAKYFMKIKEELDDSIQEPDRTWFALAAYNVGTGHLEDARTLARREKLNPNKWLDVKKMLPRLSQKQWYRQTKYGYARGGEPVHFVANIRRYYDILTWVTQPQLEGQVAEGSLHVPGVNKDKPAEQSPPM
- the guaA gene encoding glutamine-hydrolyzing GMP synthase, encoding MALDIHAHRILILDFGSQYTQLIARRVREIGVYCELHPFDMDDEAIREFNPRGIILAGGPESVHEANSPRAPQAVFDLNVPVLGICYGMQTMAEQMGGKVEGSDLREFGYARVDVVGKSRLLDGIEDHIDADGVLGLDVWMSHGDKVTQMPGNFHVLASTPSCPIAGMFDDARGYYGVQFHPEVTHTKQGGRILSRFVQDICGCEALWTPSNIVEDAIAQVREQVGSANVLLGLSGGVDSSVVAALLHRAIGDQLTCVFVDNGLLRLHEGDQVMAMFKENMGVKVIRADAEKQFLDNLAGEADPEKKRKIIGRTFIDVFDAEASKLENIQFLAQGTIYPDVIESAGAKSGKAHVIKSHHNVGGLPEEMNLKLVEPLRELFKDEVRKIGLELGLPYDMVYRHPFPGPGLGVRILGEVKKEYADILRRADHIFIEELRKADWYHKTSQAFVVFQPVKSVGVVGDGRRYAWVVALRAVETVDFMTARWAHLPYELLETVSGRIINEIDGISRVTYDVSSKPPATIEWE
- the guaB gene encoding IMP dehydrogenase; the protein is MLRISQEALTFDDILLVPGYSEVLPNEVSLKTRLTRGIELNIPLVSAAMDTVTEARLAIAMAQEGGIGIIHKNMTIEQQASEVRKVKKFEAGVVKDPITIDADATVRDLFDLTRLNNISGVPVLANGDLVGIVTSRDVRFESRLDAKVRDVMTPKERLVTVREGANKNEVRELLHKHRLEKVLIVDDKFNLKGMMTVKDIEKAKAYPLASKDDQGRLRVGAAVGTGKDTGERVAALVAAGVDVVVVDTAHGHSKGVIDRVRWVKETYPQVQVIGGNIATGAAAKALAEAGADAVKVGIGPGSICTTRIVAGVGVPQISAIANVAAALEGTGVPLIADGGIRFSGDLSKAIVAGASCVMMGSMFAGTEEAPGEVELFQGRSYKAYRGMGSLGAMAQAQGSSDRYFQDSSAGAEKLVPEGIEGRVPYKGALAAIIHQLMGGLRSSMGYTGSATIEEMRTKPEFVRITGAGMAESHVHDVQITKEAPNYRVG
- a CDS encoding multicopper oxidase family protein, producing MSFTRRQMLKGLTGLVVVGLGAGGAARYWLGKVEDDNAGHDYELIAAPLDVELVPGHKTEAWAFGPSAPGTELRVRQGTWLRVRFINHLPVETTIHWHGIRLPLEMDGVPYVSQLPVKPGEYFDYKFRVPDAGSYWYHPHVSSSEELGRGLVGPLIVEEREPTGFQHERTLSLKNWHVDEQGAWLPFSIPREAARNGTAGRLITINGQADSVTELPAGQVVRVRLLNLDNTWTYRINLKGNCEARIYALDGNPVTPRPLDDDYWLGPGMRICLAIRIPEAGEEISLRDGFVRLGTLRSVASNDAPSDWPPALPPNPIAEPDLENAEKLNFNFEWAAKVSVTSDQDRPSSMWQINGQAWDITDKTCAERPIATLKQGKSYIFELKNMTQYQHPIHLHGMSFKVIGSNRHDIKEPWFTDTYLLGKNERAQVALVADNPGTWMFHCHVIDHMETGLMAAIAVV
- the tadA gene encoding tRNA adenosine(34) deaminase TadA, giving the protein MRPQIIDRSRDQEFMRLALTLAAEGAAMGEVPVGAVLVQHGQVIGQGFNRPIIDSDPSAHAEMVAIRAAAKSASNYRLPGSTLYVTLEPCSMCAGLIVHSRVMRVVYGALEPKAGIVQSQGKFFGQGFLNHRVMVEGGVLAEECGQILSDFFKARRAKS